DNA from Conexivisphaera calida:
TCCGAGGGGCAGCCGAAAATAGTGACGAAGGTGAGCGGCCTGGAGGAACTCATGCGCAGGTATGAGATGGCGCGTGCCGCTGGGCTCCCTGCATCCGTAATAGTGGACAGGGGCTTGACCCAACTGGAACCCGGCACCACGACCTGCATTGGAATAGGTCCGGCTCCGGTTGATCGCGTCGATAGGATCACGGGAGACCTTAAACTACTGTAACTATCTCCCTTGAGACCCAAATCGACGACAT
Protein-coding regions in this window:
- the pth2 gene encoding peptidyl-tRNA hydrolase Pth2, which encodes MEREPYNYRHKQVIVVRTDISMGRGKLAAQVAHAAVSSLKEAERSRPEWAAEWLSEGQPKIVTKVSGLEELMRRYEMARAAGLPASVIVDRGLTQLEPGTTTCIGIGPAPVDRVDRITGDLKLL